From the genome of Ooceraea biroi isolate clonal line C1 chromosome 10, Obir_v5.4, whole genome shotgun sequence:
GCTGAATATACCTGGCGAGGATGACAGTTACGATTTCGGTAGTGGCGCGGGATTCTATGTGGACGCGACTTGCAAGCCATGGAAGAAGAATTATAGGATGTACAGTTACGTTACCAAAGAATTACCAGCATTGATCAACAAGGAATTTCCAACTTTGCCGGACAGGCAGTCCATAATGGGCCACAGGTATAGGAAGAGTGACTTTTTgcgagaataattttaaaatagttTGTACAgtgcttctttctcttctgttTAGCATGGGGGGACATGGCGCTTTGATCTGTGCTCTGAAAAATCCTGGACAGTACAAGACAGTGTCGGCCTTTGCGCCCATAAGTAATCCCATTTTGTGTCCATGGGGAAAGAAGGCCTTCTTGGGATACTTGGGGGGACCAGAAGATAACGTTGCTTGGAAGGAGTGGGACGCCACAGAACTggcgaaaatatataatggcCCACCTTTGGACATTTTGGTTGACCAGGTTCCTCGCACAgtttctctttaatattttaattgcttaACCGTCGATTTCAGATTtgctcaattttttaatgggaCACAGAACGATTCATGATCCTATAACGGTTTCAGGGCAAGGAAGATCAGTTCCTGAAACAGGGTCAACTGTTACCAGAGAATCTGTTGCATGCCGCAAAGGACAATGGCATCGCGTTTGTTCTCAGATTCCACGATGGCTACGATCACAGTTACTACTTTATAGCTACGTTTATCGAGGATCATTTCAAGCACCACGTAAAATATCTGAAGAGTTAAGTCTATTTGAAATGCATTGTTACAAACTGCGATTTCTATATTCATAATATACATggtttttaaaagatttacttTATTCTATATAAACGAGATGATATACATAGTATATTAAAATGAGGAGAAAACCGAAACGGATTTTTCGATGGGAACAATGGGGTATCCCATAGACGACGTTATGCTTACGTTTACATTCTTGATTTCGTTCCAGTAGCGAAAAAAGGAGTTTGTATGATATAACAGAAATATGTATTGCGTGTTTTGGAATTGTCATATTTCTCGACGATTGTGCTCCCGCACAATTGTACAAACTTTACAGTTTATGCAATCAGAATATCGCGCGAAAGAAGTGAacagtataataaatataaatataaatctaaattaAGATACGGGGAATATCATTGTGACTTTCGAAATTTATGCCAGAAATTCAGAAGCGGTTCCCGTTTCTGCCAGATATGAGCATTTCCCCAAGCATACCAgaatctataatttttaaataggaGATTATAATGCGACATATTAATATCCGTATcgagaataaaaattgcaatgcatgttttaaaagagaaaacaagTTATGCGACTTACATTCCGAATAATGCACCACCCAGATGCGCAGCATGATCTAAATACCTCCAACGTAAGAGGCAGCCGGTAACATCGATCGCCATTATCGATTTAATCGCCTAAGTGAGAAATATTGCGGTAAATGTGATTACttaatatcatatttcaataaatataaaatgcaagGGGGATACGTACGATACCCGCTGTAAACGGGAACATGGGAAGGAAAATGATGTTGATGTTTAAGTCCGGGTACTGCGTACAGACGAATCCAAAAATACCCATGATCGCTCCCGACTACGATAAAAAGAACGAGGGTCTTTCACTGAGCATAAAATTCGCATTATGAGTTTCTACAAGTGAGTTCCACGATCGAAAGTTCATCGTcgcttttgtaaaaataaaatcgctcACCGCTCCTAGGGAAACGTTCGGCGCTCTCATCATAGTTTTGTACAGGTGGCTAGTAAAAGTGGATATCACTCCGCTGGATAGATACAGTGCCAGAAACTGTTCCTTTCCCAATGACGACACTGCTATCGAGCTGAAGCTATTCAGCACGAACATGTTCGCGGCCAGATGGAGTATGGAGTAATGTGAAAAAATGGACAGTACCATGGACAAACACGACGAGCCTTGTGCAAGAATCATCTCGATTAACATTCGCGGTGGTCGAGGAAGGAGCGAGAGAAAAGAGGTTTGCTTTCCCGTTTCAATCATCGAAAATGATACTATCACTCACTGGTACTCGGAGAAGTAGAAAAATAGCGCAGCATCGTCTTCTGCAGCGCCGGCACTCGCCAGGCCAGGTATACAACTGCgtttataaaaagtatagGCAGGAATACTCTCTGGCTTTCCGACAGGTTTCTCCACCATGTCTCTACTTTGCCCCTCAATCCTGTTCGCTAACCAATGCGTTATTGCACGCGACAAAGTACGGAACGGTCAtctgttaattatatttctcaaaCAATACATACGTTAACTCGAGTCTGCCTGTAGCGGTAGATTATGTTGTACGTCTGTGCCCTGATGCGCTCGTACTCCCAAATTGCAGCACCTGCTATAGAGGCTCCACTTACCTGGTAAAAGAAAAGGGTTTTATAcgatagtaatattaatttcaaacttGTCAGTTGATTTGGACATAGAGAAGAATAGCAAATTTGGTTTGCTTACCATGACAGTGAAACCAAGGTGCTTCCACAGTCTTGACGGCTGTATGACTCCATGTTCAAGCTGAATGTTAGGAGCAGACTCTTCCGATTGCTTTACTCGAAATCTTAGATTTCTTGCTTGTCTGTATTGTGATGTCTGCAACTTGGATCTGCAGCATCGCACAGTTGTAAAGAAactaaaatttcataaatacatttgaattgtgtcacgtataatatattccaATCATagcaaagataaataattctgtcATAATCACGATTATGACAGAATAACTCTGAATTGTACATTCTTGTTTGAAGTGCAGTGCAGAAAGACAAAAGGTATAAAGATATGTCTTCATTTTGGAAGAGTAAAGATGATGTAATTGTTTGGTCAATtatgtagaaaaatttatcagTTTTATAGCAAAAGTTTTCTACAAAAGtctcaaatataatattaaaatagggTGTGCAGAATATTCTACACTAATGTTTTGACTGAGGATAAGAGGAATGTATGAAGAAATCGCatgagaaagatataaaaagccatgatataattttataatagtatTTCTCGCACCATTTATTTGCCGAGTCGCCCAAAAATAAAAGCGTCCTGATCGTCATATTACCAAAATTTACTATATTTCTGTagaatacacaaaaattccaTAAGCTGTTCGCATATAACGAGAAATTTAGTTACACGCGATCAGATGACATAACCTCTCACGCTACAGACACATTTGATTGCATCTGACCACGGCCTTacatacaggtctggaaactacctctaatttcagtggtgggagtatggccgctttttgaagacacatttagtttctagcgtaaccactactcgtcgctgtcatcgatgtccgcagataaatataacctgaAAAACCGGAGATAAGAACCCACGTGTGTTCATGACTCTTATTGGAAAACGGTTATTGACTACAAAAGTTATCGaaacgtttattgaaatgacgaaatggtgtgcggtaccgaattgcaagaccggcagtagaaccgagcagaaacgttctttatttcgagtgccgaaagacattgttacttggaaaaagtgggaaaaagctattgcccgcaaaaataaaataaaaagataaaggacagatttaaacataaaatcctgatggaaaaaatataataaaattttgctaaaatgtatttgaaaatctctatcaattgatcccggttcattatgatttcatcataaattttcaaacttttggaatattagatataaaatttataataaaatacgaaaatttataataaaatataaaaatttatgatgaaatgttactgaatcgaggtcaattgacagagagtttcaaatacatttcaacaaattttattacatttttatccatcacggaaggattcgtttttatccacacttaattttgagaataaaaactcaattttatttcatatacatatttcactaattcatttatagtcttaaatgatttaaagcgttattaatttatcatattgttttgtGAAGACTGCGAGTGGAATAAAGACGGACAGATATTCCCCCGGCCTCTGACGTCCCTCGTCACCTGCGAACATCGATCGCAACGCCTCTAGTGGctactaaagaaataaaaagtgacacacaaaatgatccatctccacctctgaagtttccagacctgtatataagaccagagagaaacctgagagcggtcacgctcgcgttttaaggggaagctggagttgctagtgaactattttttcactatagcgatggtaattgcagcttcgaaaattctctttattgcttgtgcaggataaaaaatcctgttccacaaatgaagtatagatagaaagaaagcccgctctacaggactttatattcaaaatagaaaagttaaaaacttgcatttgtcttttctaacttttttccattttgaatataaagtcctgtagagtgggctttctttctatctatacttcatttgtggaaaaggattttttattctacacaagcaataaagagaattttcgaaactgcaattaccatcgctatagtgaaaaaatagttcactagcaactccaggatcaccttaaggggaagctggagttgctagtgaactattttttcactatagcgatggtaattgcagcttcgaaaattatctttattgcttgtgcaggataaaaaatcctgttccacaaatgaagtatagatagaaagaaagtccgctctacaggactttatattcaaaatggaaaagttaaaaacttgcatttgtcttttctaacttttttccattttgaatataaaatcctgtagagcggactttctttctacctatacttcatttgtggaaaaggattttttattctgcacaagcaataaagagaattttcgaaactgcaattaccatcgctatagtgaactattttttcactatagcgatggtaattgcagcttcgaaaattctctttattgcttgtgcaggataaaaaatcctgttccacaaatgaagtatagatagaaagaaagcccgctctacaggactttatattcaaaatggaaaagttaaaaacttgcatttgtcttttctaacttttttccattttgaatataaaatcctgtagagcggactttctttctatctatacttcatttgtggaaaaggattttttattctgcacaagcaataaagagaattttcgaaactgcaattaccatcgctatagtgaacaaatagttcactagtaactccaggatcgccttaaggggaagctggagttgctagtgaactattttttcactatagcgatggtaattgcagcttcgaaaattatctttattgcttgtgcaggataaaaaatcctgttccacaaatgaagtatagatagaaagaaagtccgctctacaggactttatattcaaaatggaaaagttaaaaacttgcatttgtcttttctaacttttttccattttgaatataaaatcctgtagagcggactttctttctacctatacttcatttgtggaaaaagattttttattctgcacaagcaataaagagaattttcgaaactgcaattaccatcgctatagtgaacaaatagttcactagtaactccaggatcgccttaaggggaagctggagttgctagtgaactattttttcactgtagcgatggtaattgcagcttcgaaaattctctttattgcttgtgcaggataaaaaatcctgttccacaaatgaagtatagatagaaagaaagtccgctctacaggactttatattcaaaatggaaaagttaaaaacttgcatttgtcttttctaacttttttccattttgaatataaaatcctgtagagcggactttctttctacctatacttcatttgtggaaaaggattttttattctacacaagcaataaagagaattttcgaaactgcaattaccatcgctatagtgaacaaatagttcactagcaactccaggatcaccttaactgtaacgccttaaacgtggacatatgcgttccacttgacgctcccaacgctcgcggcgtcattctatctttattcaatattcagtgagcaataaagacagaatcacttcaatcacttcaatgtccacgtttgaggcgttacagttaaaacgcgagcgtgaccgctctcaggcttctctctgatAAGACCGTGCATCTGACCGAATTGATAATCGCAAGATCGGTTGACGTTGGCTGCCCGCGCAAGAAGTTACTAACGTTGCTAGTGAACGCGGAACGTCACGTTGGCGAACCTGCGGGCGCACAGACGGCGCAGGCGGCACGGCATCAGCGCGATGGAGGCGAGCGGCGTTTGACGTGAGCCGAGGAGCAGGAAAATACCGAAAATACTCCGACGACAATGGCGGACGAAGAGCTACCAGCGGGTTGGGAGAAACGCCTCAGCAGATCGACCGGTACGTCGTGATCAGCGATTTTCCTGGCGGGCGGCGCACGATCGTCGTAAATCCCGGAATTTTTGCGAAATCGCAGTTTCACCGCCGTGCTTGTCGCGGAATCACGCGTACGGCGTGCGGCCGGCATCTCTCCCGATTCCGACATTCCGCCGATGCGATCAAGTCGGTGCAGTCGAGAGAGTTCGCCCGAGTTCTTTCGTCGCGCACTGGATGCAGTGGTATTTGCCAGGCCGATGAGACTTCCTCGGTTGATACTGGCGAACTCGCGCCGGGGAGAGCCGCTACGGACAGTCCGTCTGCCGCATTTTCTTGAGATTCTGCCGAGAGATATCGGATGATTCATATTTGTTATGAAAGAATGAAGGCAAGAATCCAGATTTATTAAATGGATGAAATTGTTACAGGTCAAcactattatttaaatatatatactaagGAAAGTCAATGGGATAGGCCCGACAAGCCTGCGGATCCTTCTGGCAATGGCAAGGCAGATGGTCCGGAGGAGGTACAGTGCTCGCATCTGCTCGTCAAACATTCGGGCTCGCGGCGACCTTCGTCCTGGCGAGAGGAGAATATCACTAGGTCAAAGGAAGAAGCTCTCGACCTAGTTAAATGTAAGCCTACAGTGCcacaatttttacaataattgttGCTTACTCATTGCTCGCAATCTATAATATCTCTGTTCATTTTGATGCAATACAATACTCCTGTCGACAGCTTATAGAGAACAAATCGCATCCGGCAAGGCAACATTCGCCGAACTCGCTTCCAAGTACAGCGACTGCAGCTCGGCGAAACGCGGCGGAGATCTCGGACCCTTCGGCCGAGGTGCAATGCAGAAGCCTTTCGAGCAAGCTGCATTTGCGTTGAAGATTGGCGAACTGTCTTCGCCGGTGCATACGGATAGTGGAATTCACATCATTCAGCGGACTGCATAAGGCAGCTCAACTCGAAACTAATTGCCGAAACTTCGCGagaagtctctctctctctctctcttgtcatttttctctcttcgtccTTTAATCTTACCGATTGTAAAGTCAGGACACTGGGTGTTCCACGAATGTTTTGTGCTGGTTGCCACGATCCATTTATTTTTAGAACAGGATTTCGGTTTGACAATTGAATTGAAGGCATTTCTTTAGGCTTGCACCTATCTTTAGCTTTTGCGTTGACATAACTCCATGCTTTGCGATAAGATAATAGGAAATTAACGATGCAATCGAGTCGCGTGGCGTCGTTAACATTTTCCACACGCTCCTCGATGGATCCAGATATCGTTATCTTACCGCAAGGCGTAACAGTtgcataataatgttaaatgtgTCTTCCGATCCGATGCGTGTGTGGAAATGGAAATGTCGGTTATGCAACATTATTGCTCAATAACCTTGTCATTGAGCGGAATATTTTTAGCAGAACGATGTGTGTGTTATGATTGTAATACTAATTGGCTAATTTTCCTTATCATATTTATAGCGAAATCAGATCTTGTCATGATTTCTAACTTATCTGTGCTGAATTATGCGCCGAAGatgaatttaacatttgtttgaaTTGACGTGTAAAATTTATCGCATTACGTTGAGAAAAATCGCAGCTTATAAGCTAAACGTAGTTTTTATGGAAAGTTTTAAACGCATTGACAAACGATACTTTGATTCCAATAGTTAAACCTTGGAACTTTGAAATAATGAGTCTGATTTCTACCTTACTTTTTAGTAGCTTCTTATTCCTTTCATATTTATGATGTGATATTCCAGGGTTCCAAGGCATTTTCCTTTAGAGAATTGCATTTGGAGAATCGCAGCTCTACATGCAACATCTAACGAGAAGATCATTGATGGCTAAAAATATGTACGATTCAGGATGAATTGCATACTTTTGAAGACATTTCGAGCGTCCGCAATCGGAGCGTCACGCGAATGTATCGTCGGCAACACTGGTAAATactgtgaaataaaaagatccgCTCTTTCAAATCAGGAATCTGTGTGAGCATGAGGCTaacgaattaaataataaattgaatgcTTTCATCCACAAACACGTTTCCTGGACAAAAACTTTGTAGAAAATACAGATTGTTTGGAGATGATTGCGTTTGGAAATAGATAATTTGTGCGTAATTTGTACAATGTTGTGTTATGAAAGAATATTCGTAATACGTCAGACTGGCACGAAATGTAAGTTGAAATGGTCTTAGCTAATCAGTTTTAGCTACGTTACACAAGtcataaattaatgtattatgtgTGAATTTACTATACTTACCATTAAAGTTCCACGAGGTGATTTATGTTTAAGTAAATGTATGTGGTAAAGGGCGTAACGTATACATATGTTCGACTTTTACTCGAGATTTCAATTGCAACGTTGAAATTGCTCGCAATTTTACACGGTAGCTAGACTTGAACCAACTATTTTATCTCTATCACCTTTTCCTCTTTACTAGTGATTTTCAAACGGACGGATAATTAGAGCGTTGAGTTGTACATAGGACGAATATAAATCGCAAGAAAATATCTGCAGCTTGTTTTCGTGAGATTTCTGCATAATTCAAATTGCTTGAATAATGTCTTTCAATTTCTGATCAAACTGAAGTTTTAATCCTATAAAAGGGGCGGTATATACTCGTATATATCATCGCGGCCCGTCTAGATAGGAGCGTGCAATTGCAATAGactaaatttttatgaatctCGTTTAATCATCT
Proteins encoded in this window:
- the LOC105277259 gene encoding presenilins-associated rhomboid-like protein, mitochondrial — encoded protein: MTIRTLLFLGDSANKCFFTTVRCCRSKLQTSQYRQARNLRFRVKQSEESAPNIQLEHGVIQPSRLWKHLGFTVMVSGASIAGAAIWEYERIRAQTYNIIYRYRQTRVNRTGLRGKVETWWRNLSESQRVFLPILFINAVVYLAWRVPALQKTMLRYFSTSPSTSSSCLSMVLSIFSHYSILHLAANMFVLNSFSSIAVSSLGKEQFLALYLSSGVISTFTSHLYKTMMRAPNVSLGASGAIMGIFGFVCTQYPDLNINIIFLPMFPFTAGIAIKSIMAIDVTGCLLRWRYLDHAAHLGGALFGIFWYAWGNAHIWQKREPLLNFWHKFRKSQ
- the LOC105277256 gene encoding putative peptidyl-prolyl cis-trans isomerase dodo; protein product: MADEELPAGWEKRLSRSTGQHYYLNIYTKESQWDRPDKPADPSGNGKADGPEEVQCSHLLVKHSGSRRPSSWREENITRSKEEALDLVKSYREQIASGKATFAELASKYSDCSSAKRGGDLGPFGRGAMQKPFEQAAFALKIGELSSPVHTDSGIHIIQRTA